The sequence AACAGCACCTCACCGCCTTACAGCAAATAGAGTGGTTGATGTTTTGGTCAAATGAAGAATTTAAGCTCAGCGCTTCGCTCTTCGATATTTATCAAAACCATCAAGAGTATGATTCTGAACTAGCCGAGTTGGTTGAAAGCCTCAATGCTAGGCAAGTTTTGTTCTTAGAAAGATTTGTATCCTTAAATGCCAACGCACATCAAGTTTCACTCATGGTTGAAGTGTTTAAAGATGAGGCGTTTATGAAAAGCCAAGAGATGCGACACGCACTTCATAGCGCATCCACACTAAGCACACTCACCCCACAAGAAATCACGACAGGGCTAAATGCAATGAGTGCCCGCCTAAGCCTGTTGCAGAATTTAGGTGACGTAATCAAACAAGAGTTCCAGGCCGAAGTAGGTCAAGCGATCTCAGATGCTCAAACAGAAAGAACGCTATTTATTTCCATCGTCACGTTGCTTGCCGCAACTGTTATGGGATTAACCCTCAGTTTAGCGAAACAAGTCACCAACAATCTTGGGCTAGTTCTTAGGTTCTTAAAAAGTGAAAACGATGATACCCGCCCTTCTTTGGACAAACTGATTCAAGGCAAAGACGAACTCAGCCTATTTGCTCAGCAAGTAGAGCGACTGACCATCGAACGAGAACATGCAAAAGAGAAGTTAACGATAGCGAAAGAAGACGCAGAGCGAGCCAAAGAAGACGCCGAAGAAGCCAAAGAAGACGCCGAAGAAGCCAAAGACCACGCGATACAAGCTAGCAAAGCGAAAAGTAGCTTCTTGGCCAATATGTCTCATGAAATTCGAACCCCACTGAATGGCGTTATCGGTATTTCGGAGATTCTGTCAGACACACCACTTACACCAACACAACGTGATTATGTAGATACAATCGAGACCTCATCCCAACTACTACTAAGCCTGATCAACGACATCTTAGACTTCTCTAAGATTGAATCTGGCATGTTATTGATAAGCCCACATTCAGCGTCTATTCGAGAATCCATTTACGACATCGCTTCGATTGTTGCGCCTAAAGCCAAAGAGCAGAAAATATCAGTCAACGTCGATATCAGCCCCGACACACCTGCACGTGTCATGATCGATGACCATCGATTAAGACAGATTTTGATGAACTTTATGTCGAACGCAGTGAAGTTCACAGCCGAAGGTGGTGTAACACTATCAATCAAGACACTCGAGCAGTCTAACGACAATGTCACCATTCGATTCGCAGTACGCGACACGGGTATTGGCATCGACAAACAACAACAGAAGCAGATATTCGAACCCTTTGCTCAAGAAGACGATTCAACGACACGCCAATTTGGCGGTACTGGCCTTGGCCTCGCCATCAGTACTCAGTTAGTTGAGCTGATGGGTGGACAGATTCAACTCGATTCAGTCAAAGGCGAAGGTAGCTGTTTCTACTTCGATCTAGCATTACCCATTGATTTAATGTTGCCAAAACCAAGCACAGCAACCGCCGACATTTATGTTTTGGGTAACGCGAACATGCTCTCTAAACGAATAGAATGGGACCTTAACCTTTATGGTTTAAAAGTAACGCAGCTCACGAGTGATACCGCTGAGGTAACACAACGACTCACGACTCAAAAACACAATAGACCAATCACAGTCATCTTTGCTGAAGATGACACATTCCACGCCAGTGACTATACCAGTGACTTAGATAAGCTCCACCAAAACGGCATCACTATCTGCTTGATTCGATCATTTTTGAGTGAGCCGGCTGACATCGGCGATTGTGTCACGGCTCAAGTATCACAGCCCCTACTCGGCTTGCGCTTGATTAAAGCGGTTGAGCTCTGTGATACACGAAGCCTGTTTGAGCTTTCGGAGGCAAGTGAGCCCTCTCTAGAGATACAACACAAAGTCCTTATCGTCGAAGACAACAAAATCAACCAAAAAATTGCTGGGCTTCATGTCGGTAAAAGTGGTTTTGAATTCGAGTTTGCTAATAATGGTCAGGAAGCCGTGGATATGTTCACTGCAAATCCTCATTACGCAGTGATCTTGATGGACTGTATGATGCCAGTCATGGATGGTTTTGAAGCGACAAGTAATATTCGCCGCGTTGAAAAAGAGACCAATGCCAGTCGCCGTATTCCTATCATAGCCCTCACCGCTAGCGTGATTGATGACGATATACAGAAGTGTTTTGACGTTGGGATGGACGACTATGTACCCAAACCATTCAAATTCGAAATGCTAAAAGAAAAAGTACTCGCCGCCGTTGAAGCGATGCCACTTCCCACGACCTACAAAACTAAATCTGCGAAAAAAACTGCGACTGTAACGCCGATTATCAATGCCGCTGCGGCAAAGCGAACATTGCCAGAAGAAAAAGTACAAAACACGGTTCCAAGTAAATCTGAAAGAATTTTGCTCGTCGAAGACAATCGAGTTAACCAAAAAGTCGCTTCTGTGATGTTAACAAAGGCAGGTTACTCATTTGAAATCGCAGACAACGGGCAAATCGCCGTCGATATGTACCAAAACGACAGTAGCTTCGACCTTATTCTCATGGATTGCATGATGCCTGTTATGGATGGCTTTACTGCGACCAAAGAGATCCGAGAGCATGAGAAAAACCTAGGCTTATGCAAAACTCCTATCATCGCGTTAACCGCCAGTGTTATTGATGATGATATTCAAAAGTGCTTCGATTCAGGCATGGATGGATACGTCGCAAAGCCAGTAAGGAAAGAAAAGCTATTCCATCAAATAGAAAGTGCGACTTGTTAGGAGAAACCCATGGATTGGATAAAAACAATAAAAACGCTCCAGTGCAAAGCTGTGCTGACCGCGGCAATAGGGCTGTTAGCAAGTTTACTTCTTGTTAACCCTGCTCATGCCGCGGACGATTACGCCATATTCTCTTTAGATTCCGAATTTGAAGCGTTATCAATTAACAAAGCAAGAAAACTCTACAGAGGAAAAACCAAGCGTCTCAATGGCAAGCGTATAGAACTGTCTGATTGGCCTGAAAATAGCGTCGAGAGAGAGAAATTTTATCAACTTTTACTTGGAAAGAACGCCGCTCAAATGAATGCACACTGGGCTGGGCTGTCTTTCTCAGGAAAAGCTCGTTACCCGCGGGAGATCAAAACGGCCTCAACAGACAGTTTAGTCGACTGGTTAAACGACAAACCAAACCGTATTGGTTATTCCCCACTCTCTTCGGTTCCTGAAAACGCCAATGTTCTATACGTTATAAGTTCGGAGAAATAATATGAAAAGAATAATTACGTCAGTGCTATGTGCTTCAATTGCTTCTCCGGCTTTCGCTATTATTGAACTTACCGATAATTTTTCGTTAAGCGGATTTGGTTCTACCTCTTGGGCAACATCAGATAATGATTCCCCTTTAATCATCAACCGTGGTTTTACCGATGAAAATTGTTATGACTGTGATACCACCTTTGGGGTCCAGCTTGACTACTTCTACAACTCATTTAAGGCTTCCGTGCAAGTTGTCAAACCACCCCAATATGATTGGAGTGACCCACAACTCGAGTGGGCTTATCTTGGCTATGAGTTTAATAACTTTGATGTGAGTATTGGTCGTCTAAGGCTTCCCCTGTTTCTAGCTTCTGAATACTATTATGTTGGCCAAGCCTATATGACGGCAAGACCACCAACAGAGGTGTATAACAGCGTTCTAGGTATTACCGCTTTCAACGGTGTTAAAGTGAGTTGGACTCATGATGTAAGCGACGAAGCGACCTTGTTACTATCTCCATTCTTCGGAATCAAAGATAAGAATGAAGTCGACTTCAATTCGACAACCGAGTTGGAGTTTGAAACGAATCGAATGTTTGGTGGTAACCTACAACTAAGCGGTGACAATTATCGTTGGAACCTATCCTTCCTTGATTCAAATTTCGATCAAACGACAAAAATTAAAAACGTTGGCGCCCTTCCTACAGCAGAGAATCAACACATCCAACTTTGGTCGCTTGGCACTGAATATGAATTTGGCCAAGCCGTATTTTCGAGCGAAGGTCAAATCAGTGACGTTTCTTCATCAATGTACGCCAGCCTTGGTTACCACTTAGGATCATTCACACCTTACGTGGTTTACGGCGCACAATTTAACGCCAATGAACACTTAGAAGGAAATAGCTACTTAATTGGTGTCGATTACGATTTACTACCAAATGTATCTATCAATGGTGAAATGCAATTCTTCGAAACTCGCAGGTCAAACGGTGCCTTTATTGATTCACCTAAAACGGATAAAGATGCGTTGCTCTATACCATAATGTTGAGTTTCGTTTTCTAACTTAAATTCAAATCAATGGTCATTTACGCCAATTAGAATACAAAAAGCCAGCCGAAACATTTTCGACTGGCTTTTCATTAGCAGCTTCTCTATTCACTCATACAAATATTATGAGCTTGGCGCTACTCGCTTCTCTTTCAGCTGATCAATAACGTAACCCGGTGCCACTTTTGAAAGCTCTACTAAGCATTCGTCAGTTTTCTCATTACCGTAGCGTACGTAAATGTCACATACTGCGTATAGCTGCTCTGGAGAGCCAGAAATCAGGTATGCTTTTTCAAAAGACTGGGTCGACTTATCGATATCTAACGCTTCTTGCAACACTCCATTTAAGTACCAGTAGTAGCTGTTATCTTTGGCAAGTTCTGCTGCTACTTCAATCTCTTTGGCTGCTTCCGCTTTGTCTTCAAGGCGAACCAGAGTTAGAGATTTAGAGTAATGCATCGCTGCGTTGTCTGGAACGCTCTTCAAACCGCGGTCTAATACTTCAACCGCTTGTTGATCTTTATTCTGAGCTCGGAAGTTATCCGCGTAGCTCAGCCAAACTTGAGGGTCTTTCTGGTGAGTATTAATCAACTCAAGATAAATCGTTTCCGCTTTATCCCATTCATTGTGCCAACGGAGCACGTCAGCGAACAACAATTGATACTTTTCAGATTCTTGTGATTCCAAGAATGTGATTAACTCAGCGACAGGTTGTTCAATTTGTGCTTTCTGTTCTTTATCTAACGTATTGTAATCACGTACTAAGTTCGATGTTGCCGAGTGACGAACCATAGAATCTGTATCGCTCAGCAAAGGTGAAACTAACGCCCAACGATGCTCAAGTTGATATGGCGAAGAACCGATAATCGAAGCCTCACGAACTTCAGGGTTTTGATCTTTCAAACCTCTTGCCACCGCCACCAGCGCATTCTGGCTTGGGTATGAAGCAAGCTCTTGCAGTGCACCTGTACGATTTTCTATAGATTGGTTCTGATCTTGTGCCATGTAAGACAACTGTTGAATACGGGTTTGTGTGTCCGTCATTTCGAGCACTTGATTGATATTTTTTGCCGGTGCGTCAACAGTTTGCTGAACGCTATTCGCAGCTATCGCAGACGTTGAAATCATTGCGGACGTTGAAACCAATGCGGACGTTGAAACTAATAAGGCAACTGCCGTCGCCAAACTCTTCTTCATCATAGTATTACCTTAAACTGGAGAACTTAGCCTTTCCTTAGACTCGTATCTGATTAAATTTGTCTTGGATCTGTTGACCCAAAAAACGAGTTAAAACTTGGTCTCGAACGTAGCTTGTTGCGCCTGTTTTGCTCGATGAGCCATCAATACTGAATCACTGAATTTGCCATGAGCCACTGGGTGCCCCATCGCACGAGCGATATAAGCCATCGACTTGTCGACATGAGAGAAGAACTTGTGCCAACCTGCACATAAGTAGTTCAAGCCCGGTTCGCCTGTGCGAGTTTTGATAAAGCGGTTTTTAGGGCATTCACCGTGACAAGCAAACTTGTAATCACACAGCTGACATTGGCTGGTCATTGTGCGTGATTTAGCAAAGCCAAACTTTTGCTGTGATGCGCTATACGCCAAATCATCAAGTTTTTCGTGATGAATATTGCCAATTTTGTATTCAGGGTAAACATAGTGGTCGCATGAGAATACATCGCCATTAGGCTCCATCGCGAGGCCTTTACCGCATATCTCATTCAGAGTGCAAAGCGGGTTAGGACGCCCTATCCATGTTTCTAAACTTGCTTCAAAATACTGCACGAACACTTTACCGATGTCGTTCTTTGCCCATTCGTCAAACACAGAAATCAGGAAGTTACCCCAAGCTAAGTCCGACACACACCACGATTCCATGATCGAGTCTTTATGGCCGGGGATCAGACGCTTATCGCCTTGTTTT comes from Vibrio syngnathi and encodes:
- a CDS encoding sulfate ABC transporter permease gives rise to the protein MKRIITSVLCASIASPAFAIIELTDNFSLSGFGSTSWATSDNDSPLIINRGFTDENCYDCDTTFGVQLDYFYNSFKASVQVVKPPQYDWSDPQLEWAYLGYEFNNFDVSIGRLRLPLFLASEYYYVGQAYMTARPPTEVYNSVLGITAFNGVKVSWTHDVSDEATLLLSPFFGIKDKNEVDFNSTTELEFETNRMFGGNLQLSGDNYRWNLSFLDSNFDQTTKIKNVGALPTAENQHIQLWSLGTEYEFGQAVFSSEGQISDVSSSMYASLGYHLGSFTPYVVYGAQFNANEHLEGNSYLIGVDYDLLPNVSINGEMQFFETRRSNGAFIDSPKTDKDALLYTIMLSFVF
- a CDS encoding response regulator, translating into MSTLTVWNNLSVKHKLFGLVLLPISLLLFLAGRQAYFLTTQLNDFERTNQLAIYLEDISVLYRSTLAPNTEQFVNRSAKVNAELQALSPSIFLNSSEEVNQLLADFSEATLSTMKTTDSFDKLDAIEWQSDLYQQLLLAIEKVPFDITKREIQQHLTALQQIEWLMFWSNEEFKLSASLFDIYQNHQEYDSELAELVESLNARQVLFLERFVSLNANAHQVSLMVEVFKDEAFMKSQEMRHALHSASTLSTLTPQEITTGLNAMSARLSLLQNLGDVIKQEFQAEVGQAISDAQTERTLFISIVTLLAATVMGLTLSLAKQVTNNLGLVLRFLKSENDDTRPSLDKLIQGKDELSLFAQQVERLTIEREHAKEKLTIAKEDAERAKEDAEEAKEDAEEAKDHAIQASKAKSSFLANMSHEIRTPLNGVIGISEILSDTPLTPTQRDYVDTIETSSQLLLSLINDILDFSKIESGMLLISPHSASIRESIYDIASIVAPKAKEQKISVNVDISPDTPARVMIDDHRLRQILMNFMSNAVKFTAEGGVTLSIKTLEQSNDNVTIRFAVRDTGIGIDKQQQKQIFEPFAQEDDSTTRQFGGTGLGLAISTQLVELMGGQIQLDSVKGEGSCFYFDLALPIDLMLPKPSTATADIYVLGNANMLSKRIEWDLNLYGLKVTQLTSDTAEVTQRLTTQKHNRPITVIFAEDDTFHASDYTSDLDKLHQNGITICLIRSFLSEPADIGDCVTAQVSQPLLGLRLIKAVELCDTRSLFELSEASEPSLEIQHKVLIVEDNKINQKIAGLHVGKSGFEFEFANNGQEAVDMFTANPHYAVILMDCMMPVMDGFEATSNIRRVEKETNASRRIPIIALTASVIDDDIQKCFDVGMDDYVPKPFKFEMLKEKVLAAVEAMPLPTTYKTKSAKKTATVTPIINAAAAKRTLPEEKVQNTVPSKSERILLVEDNRVNQKVASVMLTKAGYSFEIADNGQIAVDMYQNDSSFDLILMDCMMPVMDGFTATKEIREHEKNLGLCKTPIIALTASVIDDDIQKCFDSGMDGYVAKPVRKEKLFHQIESATC
- a CDS encoding HEAT repeat domain-containing protein, with the translated sequence MMKKSLATAVALLVSTSALVSTSAMISTSAIAANSVQQTVDAPAKNINQVLEMTDTQTRIQQLSYMAQDQNQSIENRTGALQELASYPSQNALVAVARGLKDQNPEVREASIIGSSPYQLEHRWALVSPLLSDTDSMVRHSATSNLVRDYNTLDKEQKAQIEQPVAELITFLESQESEKYQLLFADVLRWHNEWDKAETIYLELINTHQKDPQVWLSYADNFRAQNKDQQAVEVLDRGLKSVPDNAAMHYSKSLTLVRLEDKAEAAKEIEVAAELAKDNSYYWYLNGVLQEALDIDKSTQSFEKAYLISGSPEQLYAVCDIYVRYGNEKTDECLVELSKVAPGYVIDQLKEKRVAPSS